In Candidatus Hydrogenedens sp., the DNA window TATTGTTATACGCGGAGCACGGCAACATAATCTTGCTAATATCAATCTGGATTTACCAAGGAACAAACTCATCGTAATAACCGGATTAAGTGGTTCCGGAAAATCCAGCCTTGCTTTTGATACTCTTTATGCGGAAGGACAGAGGCGATATGTAGAAAGTCTTTCGGCGTATGCCCGTCAATTCCTGGAACAAATGGAGAAACCGGATGTAGACCATATTGAAGGGTTAAGTCCGGCTATTTCAATAGAACAAAAAACTGTTCATAGGAATCCGCGTTCCACTGTTGGCACTGTAACCGAAATATATGATTATTTGCGGTTGCTTTTTGCTCGTGTGGGAACTCCCCATTGCTACAAATGTGGCAAGGTAATTTCTGCTCAGACACCGCAACAAATTGTAGATAATATTATGGGTTTTCCGGAACAGACAAAAATCCAAATTTTAGCCCCTGTGGTTCGTCAAAGAAAAGGAAACTATACAAAATTATTTGAGGAGATTAAAAAATCTGGATTTGTTCGTGTTCGTGTGAACAAAACGATGTATCATGTAGATGATGAAATTAAATTAGAGCGGTATAAAAAACATGATATTGAAATTGTGGTAGATAGACTTGTTATAAAATCGGATATACAGAAACGATTAACGGATTCTATAGAAACTGCATTAAAATTGGGGAATGGGCTGGTTCGTATCTGGTATGAATCGCCGGGAAATCAACCTCAAGAAATACTACAAAGTGAAAAACTTTCCTGTATTGATTGCAATATCTCCGTTGAAGAGTTAGAGCCTCGAATGTTCTCTTTTAATAATCCTCACGGTGCATGTCCTGTATGTACTGGTTTGGGGACTGTGACTGAAATTGACCCGGAACTTGTTGTTCCTAATCCGGAACTGTCTATAGCAGAAGGTGCAGTTGAACCCTGGAGTCAGCGTCCCATTCTCGACTCTATGTATCGAAAGACTCTTCGTATTATCTGTGAACATTATGGGGAAAGTCCTTTAACCCCATGGAAGAACTTATCGGATAAATTCAAAGAGATTATTCTTTATGGTTCAGGAGAGGAATATATTCGATTTACCTATCACATGGCGAATAGCAGTTATGAGACCTATAAACCTTTTGAAGGAGTTATTCCAAATTTGGAACGACGGTATAAAGAGACTCAATCCAATCGTGCACGGGAAATGATAGAAAAATATATGGCTACCCATATATGTCGTTCCTGTCAGGGGACAAGGTTAAAGCCTGAATCGCGTGCTGTTCGAATAAATGGAAAGAATATTGTAGATGTGACGCGGATGTCTATAAAAGAAGCACGGTCTTTTTTTGAAAGTTTGCAGTTGTCTGAATTCCAGAAAAGGGTAGCAGAGAGAATATTAAAGGAAATCAACCTACGATTGTCATTTCTTATGGATGTTGGGTTAGACTATCTGACTTTAGACCGTAGTGCGGGAACATTATCGGGAGGTGAATCACAACGGATTCGTTTGGCAAGCCAAATTGGGTCGGGACTGGTTGGTGTTATTTATGTTTTAGATGAGCCCAGTATTGGACTACATCCTCGTGATACAAATCGTTTAATTGAAACATTGATAAAACTCAGGGATTTAGGAAATACCGTTATTGTAGTTGAACATGATGAGTCAACGATTCGTTCCGCAGACCATGTTATTGATTTAGGACCTGGTGCGGGTGTGCATGGTGGCAAAATTGTTGCCCAGGGACCACCATCAAAGATTGCAAAATGTGCTGATTCGTGGACGGGTAAATACCTCGCCGGGAAATTCCATGTTTTTTGCCCCAAAGAGCGAAGGAAGCCGTGTAATAAATGGCTTACTCTACGAGGTGCTTCATTAAATAATTTAAAAAATATAGATGTGTCTTTCCCTTTGGGATTATTTGTTTGTGTAACAGGAGTTTCGGGTTCTGGAAAATCCAGTTTAATCAATGAAACTTTATTTCCTGCGGTTCAGAATGCCATTCTTAAAAGAAAACCCGAAACCAAACTATTCTATTCACAAATAGAAGGGATACAGAACATTGATAAAGTAATAGATATAGACCAGTCGCCTATTGGGAGAACGCCTCGTTCAAATCCAGCAACTTATACAGGTTTGTTTACTCCTATTCGTGAATTATTTAGCAAGGTGCCGGAAGCAAAAGCGCGTGGATATAGTGCAGGTAGGTTTAGTTTTAATGTAAAAGGAGGGCGGTGTGAAGCATGTGAGGGGAATGGATATTTAACTATCGAGATGCAATTTCTACCGGATGTGTATATTCCCTGTGGTACCTGTCATGGTAAGAGGTATAATCGTGATACTTTACAAATCCAGTACAAAGGTAAAAATATAGCAGAGGTGCTAGACATGACTGTTGAGGACGCTATGGACTTCTTTAAAAATATTCCTCAAATATCGCGTCCTTTAGAAACCTTATTTGAAGTAGGTTTGGGATATATTAATTTAGGGCAACCTGCAACGACACTTTCAGGAGGGGAGGCACAACGGGTTAAGTTAGCCACAGAATTGTTAAAAAGGCATACTGGAAATACGCTTTATATTCTGGATGAGCCTACCACAGGGTTGCATGCAGTTGATGTAGACAAACTACTTCGAGTGTTACACCGACTTGTAGATTTGGGGAATACGGTTGTTGTAATAGAGCATAATCTTGAAGTTATTCGAACGGCTGATTGGATTATAGACCTGGGTCCAGAGGGAGGTGATAAGGGAGGATATATTGTTGCAGAAGGTCCACCGGAAGATATAATAAAGGTAAAGAAATCATATACAGGCGAGCATTTAA includes these proteins:
- the uvrA gene encoding excinuclease ABC subunit UvrA, producing MSKSEYIVIRGARQHNLANINLDLPRNKLIVITGLSGSGKSSLAFDTLYAEGQRRYVESLSAYARQFLEQMEKPDVDHIEGLSPAISIEQKTVHRNPRSTVGTVTEIYDYLRLLFARVGTPHCYKCGKVISAQTPQQIVDNIMGFPEQTKIQILAPVVRQRKGNYTKLFEEIKKSGFVRVRVNKTMYHVDDEIKLERYKKHDIEIVVDRLVIKSDIQKRLTDSIETALKLGNGLVRIWYESPGNQPQEILQSEKLSCIDCNISVEELEPRMFSFNNPHGACPVCTGLGTVTEIDPELVVPNPELSIAEGAVEPWSQRPILDSMYRKTLRIICEHYGESPLTPWKNLSDKFKEIILYGSGEEYIRFTYHMANSSYETYKPFEGVIPNLERRYKETQSNRAREMIEKYMATHICRSCQGTRLKPESRAVRINGKNIVDVTRMSIKEARSFFESLQLSEFQKRVAERILKEINLRLSFLMDVGLDYLTLDRSAGTLSGGESQRIRLASQIGSGLVGVIYVLDEPSIGLHPRDTNRLIETLIKLRDLGNTVIVVEHDESTIRSADHVIDLGPGAGVHGGKIVAQGPPSKIAKCADSWTGKYLAGKFHVFCPKERRKPCNKWLTLRGASLNNLKNIDVSFPLGLFVCVTGVSGSGKSSLINETLFPAVQNAILKRKPETKLFYSQIEGIQNIDKVIDIDQSPIGRTPRSNPATYTGLFTPIRELFSKVPEAKARGYSAGRFSFNVKGGRCEACEGNGYLTIEMQFLPDVYIPCGTCHGKRYNRDTLQIQYKGKNIAEVLDMTVEDAMDFFKNIPQISRPLETLFEVGLGYINLGQPATTLSGGEAQRVKLATELLKRHTGNTLYILDEPTTGLHAVDVDKLLRVLHRLVDLGNTVVVIEHNLEVIRTADWIIDLGPEGGDKGGYIVAEGPPEDIIKVKKSYTGEHLKAKLDNIV